The Candidatus Rokuibacteriota bacterium genomic interval ACGTCGAGCGCCGCGCGGACGGGACCGTTCACGATGAGGAGCGGGGCCACGGCGTCGGTCGTGCCCGAGACGCCGACGAGCGCGAAGGCAGGGTCGCAGATCGCCTCGACGGCCGCGATCACGACCCGCAGGTACTCGGGCCGGCATCCCGCCATGACGGCGTTGATGGCGATCTTCTCGACCGTGGCGCGGCCGAGCCGCGGCGCCACAAGCGCCACCAGCTCGTCGCCCTGCCGCCCGCTCGCTTCGACGGCAGCGGCCACGCGCGCGGCCGTCGGCGCGACGACGGGCAGGCCGTCCGTCACGCCGCGCGCGTAGAGCGCCTCGAAGGGATCCGGCTCGGCGGGCACGGTCAGCCGCGCCTCAGTCGCGCGCGCGGTCGGTCAGGACGGTCTTGATGTCGTTGACGACGAGGTCCGGCACCAGGAAGCCCGCGCTGTAGATGTTCCGTATATAGCCGTCCCGATCCAGCAGGAACACCTTGAGGACATGACTGTACCGGCCCGTGAACCTGCCGCGCGGGTCGTACACGGGCGCGCGATCCTGCCCGTAGCTCTCGAGCACGCCCTCGAGGACGCGCGTGGAGGGCGCGGTCATGAACCGCCAGAAGGCGGGATCGGCGCCGTAGACCCGCGCGTACTTGGCGAGCTGGGCCGGGCTATCGCGCCCGGGGTCGAAGCTGATCGAGAGGAGCACGACGTCGCGGTGGAGACCCTCGTCCCTGAGCCTCCCCTGCAGATCCTGGAGCGCCAGGCTCGCCAGCGGGCAGCCGAGCCTCTCCGGACAGGCGGTGTAGATGAAGCTCACGACGGCGACCTTTCCCGCCGTGACCCGCTCGGTGTCCACCGCGCGCCCGGTCGAATCCTTCAATAGGAAGCCCGCGACCCGCTTGACCGCCGGAAGCTCGTAGCTCCCGGCGGCCGGGGGAACGAAATTGGGCGAGAAGACCCCCTTGACGAACTCGTCCTCCAGGCTCAGTGCTTCGTGGGCTGCCGCGGCACCCGGAGCGACCGCGAGGCCGACGAGCAGCGCGAGCACGAGCTCAGCGCGGCGCAGCATAGGCGCTCAGGCGCCGGTCTCCGGGCGCGGGGCGCGCCGCCCGCGAGCCGAACGCCTTGCTGTTGAGGTTCATGATGTGGGCCCGCCCGACGGCGTTGAAGTCAGTGGTGAACTTCGGCACCAGCTTCCCGCCTTCCCAGGCGTAGGCCTTGAGCCAGTAATCCCCGGGCTTGTCCCACTGGGAGAGGAGCGAGTTGGTGGCGTACAGCCGCTTGCCGTCCCACGACGAAGAGACCATGTTGGCCGTCTCGCCCAACTTCACCTGCTCGATCAGCTTGCCCTCGAACGGATTCGTCACGTCGTATACCCGGAGCGTGCCGTCGCCGAAGGAGTTGACGTAGATCTTGCTGTCATCGGGGGCGATGCTGATGTCCACCGGGATATTGGCGCCGATCTCGGCGATGTTCTTGGTCGCCCACGTGCCGTCCTCCTGCTGGTAGATCAGCACGAGCTGTCCCGTCAGCGCCGTCGCGGTAAACGCGTAGTTGTGGTTCGGCAGGAGCGCCCAGCGCAGCTCGAGCGGGGCGCCCGGCACGCGGAGGACCTGGAGCGGCTTGCGCGCGTGGAAATCCCAGACGATCACGGAATCTCCGAAGTTCTTCATCGCCTCGCCGTCCTTGATCAGCTCGCCGAAGGGCCGCATGTAGTTCTTCTTCCCGGCGAACGAGGAGGTGAGCATGCGGTTCAGGTTGACGTTGACCCGCACGTCGTACCCGTACGGCGCCTCCTTCGGCATCCAGATCGCGCGGATGAACTTGCCGTCGTTGCTGTACTCGGCGAGGCCGGTGCGCCCGGAGCCGTCCTGGGCGTTGGACAGGGCGGAGATGAGCATGCGGCCCGGCAGGGCGTAGAAGGTGTGCGGCCCGACCATACCGCCCGTGTCCTTCACGAACGTCGAGATCGTCTTCACGAGCTTGGGCTTGGCGGGATCGGTGCCGACGTCAAAGACGAAGATCCGGCTGGTATCGAGGCCGCCGGCCCAGAGGAAGCGGCGGTCGTCGGTGAACCCCGCGTGATGGGCCTCGTGCCGGCCCGGCACCGGCGAGCGGTGGATGATCTTGCCGTAACCGGCCGACTTCGGATTGGCGTCCACCGTCACCATGCTGTCGTTGCCGTCGCCGAGCCCCTTGATTCCGAGCGTCCAGACATAGATGTAGTCTTCCTGTCCGGTGACCTTGGGAAGGAAGGGCGACTGGCAGGTCTCGTCCGCCGCGGCGGCTCCAAACCACCCGAGGCCAACGATACCGGCGAGAATGAATCCCAGGGCTCGCATCCTGGCAGGTCTCGTGATCATGTCCTTTTCCCCTTATGGCTTTAGATCATGGGTGCGCTGGACATCCGAACCGAAATGGAGGATCAGGGTAGGGCCGAGGTGGAATCCTGTCAAGGGCTGCGCTGTGGATACCGCAGCCGATGTGGATCGCGAAAGACGCGGCGGACCCCGATCCACGCCCTGTATAATCGCGGCGGTATGCCGGAGATATGGTTCGACAGGTGAGCGCGCGCACCATCACTGTCACCGTGACATTCTTCGCCGATCTCCGCCGGTTCATGCCGCGCGGCGAGGACGGGCCGCAGCGCTATACCATTCACGAGGGCGCGGCGGTCGCGGACCTTCTGGCCGCCATCGGCATCGAGCAGGGCGCCGAAGTGACCATCGCCGTCGACGGTGAGCTGGCGGGACGTGACACACCGCTGCGTGACGGGGTCGAGGTCATGCTGCTGAACCCGATGGAAGGGGGAGCCGCAGGCGCAGGCGAGGCGACCACACAGATAGTCGGGGGAGCCGCAGCCGTAGGCGAGGCGACCACACAGATAGTCGGGGGAGCCGCAGCCGTAGGCGAGGCGACCACACAGATAGTCGGGGGAGCCGCAGCCGTAGGCGAGGCGACCACACAGATAGTCGGGGGAGCCGCAGC includes:
- a CDS encoding SCO family protein; this translates as MLRRAELVLALLVGLAVAPGAAAAHEALSLEDEFVKGVFSPNFVPPAAGSYELPAVKRVAGFLLKDSTGRAVDTERVTAGKVAVVSFIYTACPERLGCPLASLALQDLQGRLRDEGLHRDVVLLSISFDPGRDSPAQLAKYARVYGADPAFWRFMTAPSTRVLEGVLESYGQDRAPVYDPRGRFTGRYSHVLKVFLLDRDGYIRNIYSAGFLVPDLVVNDIKTVLTDRARD
- a CDS encoding selenium-binding protein SBP56-related protein, which codes for MRALGFILAGIVGLGWFGAAAADETCQSPFLPKVTGQEDYIYVWTLGIKGLGDGNDSMVTVDANPKSAGYGKIIHRSPVPGRHEAHHAGFTDDRRFLWAGGLDTSRIFVFDVGTDPAKPKLVKTISTFVKDTGGMVGPHTFYALPGRMLISALSNAQDGSGRTGLAEYSNDGKFIRAIWMPKEAPYGYDVRVNVNLNRMLTSSFAGKKNYMRPFGELIKDGEAMKNFGDSVIVWDFHARKPLQVLRVPGAPLELRWALLPNHNYAFTATALTGQLVLIYQQEDGTWATKNIAEIGANIPVDISIAPDDSKIYVNSFGDGTLRVYDVTNPFEGKLIEQVKLGETANMVSSSWDGKRLYATNSLLSQWDKPGDYWLKAYAWEGGKLVPKFTTDFNAVGRAHIMNLNSKAFGSRAARPAPGDRRLSAYAAPR